A window of Longimicrobium sp. genomic DNA:
GCGCGGCGCCGGAGTTCGACTACGTGGTGGTCAACGACGTGCTGGACGCGGCGGTGCGGGAGCTGGAGGCGGTGCTGCGCGGGCGCGCGGGGCCGCCGGGGTCGAAGCCGGGGCTGGACGGCCGGATCGACCGGCTGTGCGAGGAGATCGAGCGCGAGCTGGGCCCGGGCGGGCCCGTGGAACGTCTACGACAGGGAGGAATGCGATGAGGGTGGTCACTCCGGGCCAGGCGGCCCGACACACCGGCAGCAAGTACCTGGGCGTCCTGGTGGCCGCGAAGATGGCGCGCCACCTGAACGAGCTGCGCCGCGGCGAGCTGATGGAGGACCCCACCGTCTCGGGCGCCGAGCCGCGCGAGAAGCTGACCACCGTCGCCCTCGAGCAGGTGCGGCAGGGGACCACCGAGCACCGGCTGGTCAAGCGGCGCCGCCCCTCCGACGCGCTGTAAGCCGCCGGTGGCCGGCGCGCGCGAGGCGCGGCGTCCCTTCGCGGGGCGCCGCGTGCTGCTGGGGGTGACCGGGGGGATCGCGGCGTACAAGGCGGTGCAGCTCGCGCGCGACCTGGCGCTGGCCGGCAGCGGCGTCGACGTGGTGATGACGGCGGGCGCGCTGGAGTTCGTGCGCCCACTGACCTTCGAGGCGCTCACCGGCCGCCCCGCGCACACCTCGCTCTACCCGTCCGGCGACCCCAACCTCCACATCCGCCTGGCGCGCGAGGCCGACCTGGTGCTCGTGGCCCCGGCCACCGCCAACTTCCTCGCCCGCGCCGCGCACGGGATGGCGGACGACCTGCTCGCCGCCGTCCTCCTGGCGACGGACGCGCCCGTGGTGCTCTGCCCCGCGATGAACGACCGCATGTACGCCCACGCCGCCACGCAGGACAACCTGCTGCGGCTGCGGGAGATCGGCTACGTGCTGGCCGGGCCCGCCGTCGGCCCGCTGGCCTGGGGCGAGGGCGAGGGGCCCGGGCGGATGCTGGAGACGGACGAGATCCTGGCGTACGCCGGCCGCGCGCTGGAGCGGCAGACGCTCTCCGGGCTGCATGTCCTCGTCACCGCCGGGCCGACGCGCGAGGCGATCGACCCCGTGCGCTACGTCGGCAACCGCTCGTCGGGGCGGATGGGCTACGAGATCGCCGCCGCGGCGTGGCGGCGCGGCGCGGAGGTGACGCTCGTCTCCGGCCCGTCGCGCCTCGATCCCCCCGCCGCGGTGGAGAGGGTGGAGGTGGAGACGGCGGAGGAGATGCGCGATGCCGTCGCCACGGCGCTCCCGCGGGCCGACGTGCTGGTGATGGCCGCCGCGGTCGCGGACTTCCGCCCCTCCGATCCCGCGGGGGAGAAGATCAAGAAGGAGGCGGGCGGCGTCCCCACGATCGCGCTCGAGCGCACGCCCGACGTGCTGCGCGACACGCGCGGGGAGCGGAAGCAGGACGCCGTGATCGTCGGCTTCGCGCTGGAGACGCAGAACGCGGTGGACAACGGGCGGAAGAAGCTCGAGTCCAAAGGGCTCGACCTCCTCGTGGTCAACGACGCGCGCGAGCCCGGCGCCGGCTTCGAGGTGGCCACGAACCGCGTCACCCTGCTGCAGCCGGGACGCGACGGCGAGGAGCTGCCGCTGATGAGCAAGGCCGCCGTCGCGGACGAGATCCTCGACCGCGTGGAGGCGCTGCTCCAGGCGAAGCGCGCATCGTGAGCGACCCGCGCGACCTCCTGCGCAGCTACCTGCGCCAGCGCGCGGAGCTGGGCGACGCCGAGCTGATCCTCGACCGCCACTCTGCGGGCGAGCTGCGGGAGCTCCTTTCGCCGAGGGGACAGGGGACAGGGGACAGGGGACAGCGGGAGACGTCTCCGCCGCGTCCCGATGCGGCGCCCGTACGTGTGGAGACGCCGCCCGCGCCGCGTCGCGCCGCGCCGGCGGAGGGGGATCGCCCGCATGTCCGCGCGGGCGCCCCGCCGCCGGGGGAGACGCCGATGCGGCCCGCGCGCGACGCGCCGTCGCGCGGGGTTTCGGCGGACGAAATCGCCGCGCTTCCCGTACTCGATTCCGTGCGCCAGATTGCACTCGGCTGCCCGCGCTGCCGGCTGGCCGAGACGCGCACCCGCGTGGTCTTCGGCGAGGGGAGCGAGACGGCGCAGCTGATGGCTGTGGGCGAGGCGCCGGGCGAGAACGAGGACCGCCAGGGGCGTCCCTTCGTGGGCAAGGCGGGAAAGCTGCTCGACCTCCTGCTGATGACCGCCGGCTTCCCGCGCGACGACGTCTACATCTGCAACGTGCTCAAGTGCCGCCCGCCGGGAAATCGCAACCCCCTTCCCGACGAGGTGGAGGCGTGCAGCCCGTATCTCCTCAAGCAGGTGGAGCTGGTGGGGCCGCGGGTGATCGTGGCCTTCGGCACCTTCGCGGCGCAGACGCTGCTGGGCACCGACCTCTCCATCGGCCGGATGCGGGGGAAGCTGCACCAGTACCGCGGCATCCCCGTCGTTCCGACCTATCACCCCGCCGCGCTGCTGCGCAACCCGGG
This region includes:
- a CDS encoding DNA-directed RNA polymerase subunit omega, with translation MRVVTPGQAARHTGSKYLGVLVAAKMARHLNELRRGELMEDPTVSGAEPREKLTTVALEQVRQGTTEHRLVKRRRPSDAL
- the coaBC gene encoding bifunctional phosphopantothenoylcysteine decarboxylase/phosphopantothenate--cysteine ligase CoaBC, with product MAGAREARRPFAGRRVLLGVTGGIAAYKAVQLARDLALAGSGVDVVMTAGALEFVRPLTFEALTGRPAHTSLYPSGDPNLHIRLAREADLVLVAPATANFLARAAHGMADDLLAAVLLATDAPVVLCPAMNDRMYAHAATQDNLLRLREIGYVLAGPAVGPLAWGEGEGPGRMLETDEILAYAGRALERQTLSGLHVLVTAGPTREAIDPVRYVGNRSSGRMGYEIAAAAWRRGAEVTLVSGPSRLDPPAAVERVEVETAEEMRDAVATALPRADVLVMAAAVADFRPSDPAGEKIKKEAGGVPTIALERTPDVLRDTRGERKQDAVIVGFALETQNAVDNGRKKLESKGLDLLVVNDAREPGAGFEVATNRVTLLQPGRDGEELPLMSKAAVADEILDRVEALLQAKRAS
- a CDS encoding uracil-DNA glycosylase, with protein sequence MSDPRDLLRSYLRQRAELGDAELILDRHSAGELRELLSPRGQGTGDRGQRETSPPRPDAAPVRVETPPAPRRAAPAEGDRPHVRAGAPPPGETPMRPARDAPSRGVSADEIAALPVLDSVRQIALGCPRCRLAETRTRVVFGEGSETAQLMAVGEAPGENEDRQGRPFVGKAGKLLDLLLMTAGFPRDDVYICNVLKCRPPGNRNPLPDEVEACSPYLLKQVELVGPRVIVAFGTFAAQTLLGTDLSIGRMRGKLHQYRGIPVVPTYHPAALLRNPGWVRAVWDDLQRARAVLDRPV